In Monodelphis domestica isolate mMonDom1 chromosome 4, mMonDom1.pri, whole genome shotgun sequence, one DNA window encodes the following:
- the LOC103094234 gene encoding probable E3 ubiquitin-protein ligase TRIML1: protein MASCSEPMQDFQKELICSICKEYLANPISIECGHSFCHSCLFCSWQAASLRFSCPECRAVSELRDFQVNVRLGKLVAFAKNLRPPGLQNPEGQNKCEIHQKTYKLFCEDDQSLACLDCFESQKHKAPTLYCIDEAAQSYRAKLQETAMNLRKKTKYVVKQMAVGNVKMQLWEKMVKDQKINISSEFRKLHQFLDEEKTEYLSIVERHKMDGVKGLKKRITELSQHSQELRKMITDLEEKYRKPQVDLLQEMQDLKGVLNRNELVLQKDDSFLIDIIICPIPRIIEMLLKFKVEITLDCNTASAGLIISEDLKNVRYGGTQVEEVLNNSGIGGFAQVFGIQSLTSG from the exons ATGGCCTCTTGCTCAGAGCCGATGCAAGATTTTCAGAAAGAACTCATTTGTTCCATCTGCAAAGAGTACCTCGCTAATCCAATATCTATTGAATGTGGCCACAGTTTTTGCCATAGTTGCCTCTTCTGCAGCTGGCAGGCAGCCTCACTCCGTTTCTCTTGTCCAGAGTGCAGGGCTGTCTCCGAGCTGAGAGATTTTCAAGTCAATGTGCGTCTTGGAAAACTGGTGGCCTTCGCCAAAAATCTAAGACCACCCGGTTTGCAGAACCCTGAAGGACAGAACAAGTGTGAGATACATCAGAAAACATATAAACTGTTCTGTGAGGATGACCAGAGCCTAGCGTGTCTTGACTGTTTTGAGTCCCAAAAGCACAAGGCTCCTACACTCTATTGCATAGATGAAGCTGCTCAGTCCTACAGG GCGAAACTTCAAGAAACCGCGATGAATCTGAGGAAGAAAACTAAGTATGTTGTAAAACAGATGGCTGTTGGGAATGTGAAAATGCAACTGTGGGAG AAGATGGTGAAGGATCAAAAGATCAATATTTCTTCAGAATTCCGGAAACTTCATCAGTTCCTAGATGAGGAGAAAACTGAGTATCTCTCAATTGTGGAGAGGCACAAAATGGACGGTGTGAAAGGCCTGAAGAAGAGAATAACGGAACTGTCCCAGCACAGTCAAGAATTAAGGAAaatgatcacagatttagaggaaAAGTATAGGAAACCACAAGTAGATTTGCTCCAG GAAATGCAGGATCTGAAAGGAGTGTTAAACCG gaATGAATTGGTACTCCAGAAGGATGACTCATTTCTCATAGATATAATCATCTGCCCCATTCCTAGAATTatagaaatgcttttaaaattcaaag TGGAAATCACTCTGGATTGTAACACAGCCAGTGCAGGTCTCATCATCTCTGAAGATTTAAAGAATGTGAGATATGGAGGGACACAGGTGGAAGAAGTCCTCAACAACAGTGGGATTGGTGGTTTTGCCCAAGTTTTTGGTATTCAGTCTTTGACTTCAGGATGA